ctcaggagtactcaaccactgatccacatcccagccctgttttggattttatttagacagggtctcactgagttgcttagcacctcacttttgctgaggctgactttgaacttgtgatcctcctgcctaagcctccagagCCCCAGAGGACAGGCATGTACCATCTAACTTCTGGACACAAGGGGGCTTTCCCACTGAATAAAGGCTTCATCTTTCAGAAAGCACCTGGccaataatgttttaaaacactttatCTTTTAGACATATTCTGAAGAATCTTATAGGCAAGaactctgggctggggctgtagctcagtggcagagcacctgccttgcgcatgtgaggcactaggtttgatcctcagcactacataaaaataaacaaataaaataaaggcatgttgtctgcctacaactacaaaaaaaaaaaaaaatttttaaatctggaatttgctttaaaataatccagttttttgtttttttaaataagtgtgtGAGGTGGAGGAAATGGATGAAACAAGAATAAAGTTGATTTTCCTTGGGAGCCTGTAGTATGTGGGGGTCATTATATTCTTCGGCCTTTGTGTACTTGGAACATCTCCATAATGAATCTTTCCTAAAGCAACAGCAGTCAAGCCCTGGTATCCCCAACCTCAAACATGTCTCCCACAAGCGTTCAAGTTTACTTTATAAGGGTACAAGAGTAGGTCCCTCATTGGAAAACAGCAGATGGAGCTGAGGAACACACAGGCCTCCCCACTTTATGAGGAAAGTTGGGGCCCAAGAAAATGACCATGTAAAAGCTAAAGCCTGCAAAGGGATCGATAATAGGAGAAAAAGCATGGCTTTACAgtgaacacaatatttttgttaaaacattaaaaaccatatagggaaatgaagaaatagtAAAACTATTTAGTCCCCTGTATTTAAGACAATGTAAATACTGGCATCCAGTGTTTCTGGGTCAGCTCCCAGCGTTCTGCCCTTGGAGCGCAGAGTGTTGTGCAGGATCTCCAGGCCCATCACCACCAACGGACACACTCCCTGCTTCACACCCACTTCCCGTATGGGGGGCAAGCCTACCTTGCCCGAGTTCCTCTGGCTGCTTACCTGGAATTTCCCCAACAGCAGCCTCATCTGTCTGCATGCACAGCTCAACCTACTGTGATTTGACTCCTACAGTCAGAGGAGTGTGGTGTTTCTGCCACACTGTTAATTTCTGCTGTGATCAGTTAGAGAAATTCAGAGATCTCTAGACACAGCATCAATTCCCTATCCCAAAGTCCCTGTAAGGCAGAGTTTgcagctgggtgtgatggcagcTGCTGGGGTCCAAGCtatcaggaggctaaggcaagagaatcctGTGAGtccacaagttccaggccagcatgGGCGACATGGAAAGAGCACAACTCAAAAAAAACCAATAGTAACAatcataagttttaaaaagtgaaataaacttTATCCATTGGCTGGCCTGATAAAAAGTTGTGtttaatggtttaaaaaaaagttttcaccTTTTCATTCAAACCATTTGTATCCATTAAAGTGATACAAGCATGCTATTTAGATACATAGTAGCAAATGCAAAATCAAAAGAGGTCGCCTCAGGAAAGGGAAATAGCACCAAGAGACCTTGGTGGTTTTTGATAACAGCCTTATCAAACTCTTCTTTTAATATACATGAGaccttgatttttaatttttgaatcaaGGGAAcatctatggggctggggatgtggctcaagcggtagcgcgctcgcctggcatgcatgcggcccgggtttgatcctcagcaccacatacaaacaaagatgttgtgtccgccgagaactaaaaaataaatattaaaaattctctcttctctctctttaaaaaagggAACATCTAtgttccccccacacacaaagaGGACTGTGTCCTTACTAGCATATGTCCCTGCCTCATTGTTGACATTCCTAAATATGGAAATAAACTCCCCTCTGACCACTTTCTAGCTTTAGAGGTTCCTCTTGCCAGGTCCAGCTGCCCTTCCTAGAGAAACACCTGTAGAGTATTTTTCTTCTGAGCTAAGAGGAAAATGTTAGAGAGGGTACTGTTCTCCATTTAAATCACAGGGTTCTAGAAAGATTGGGGCCAActgagctttttttgtttttgttttttggaagcCACATGTGGTAAGAAACTTACCACATTCTTTGTAATATCAAAGCTAGAAATAATCTACAAGTTAAAAAATAGTCCATTCAAAGCAAGCAAAAGGGAAGCTAGCACTGAAACCCTCAGCTTGGGGTTTAATGCTCAGCTGCCCCTCCTCAAGCCTGCCCTCCTTCctcaaataaaagtaataaagctATTTTCAGCCAGCCCCAAAGCTAATGTCCATTCTCTGCTAACATGTCGTACAAAAGGAGGGTAAGACCTACCACAAAAGTAAGAGGAACATATAAACAGCTTCTACTGAGAGGTAAACACTTCCTGAGAACCTGGAGACCATTAGATGAACACGAGGATACAATGGCATATATCCAACCAGAAGTCTAACTTCTTAGGGTCAAGCCACATGAGGGACAGCCTTATCCTGTTACGGTCTCGCTGCTGGTTTCTAGTGAACAAGCAAACAACAAGCAAACTCAAAAATTCACAAGCATTGTCCCACAACTTTTTAAGGACAGGAACCATTACCACACagtgtttatttacttattgttctGATAATGCGTTTCAAGATAGAATAACCGGCCAGGaatggtgctgcacacctgtaattccagcaacttggcaggctgaggtgggaggattgcaagttcaaggtcagccaagGCAGTTTagttgagagcctgtctcaaaatgggCTAGGGCTATAGTTCAGTATTAggacacccctaggttcaatatcAGGCACAAGAGTTAAAAGCCTAGAGTTTTTAAGTGAAGCTGAGCTATATGTACACATGAAACTTACCATTCTTTGTAATATCAAAGCTAGAAATAATCTACAAGTTAAAAAATAGTCCACTGAAACAGGAAAAAACTTAGGCTGTTAAAGACAATGCATAGATGTACATGCGCTAACACAAAAATGTCTAGGTTATGCTATTAAAAGATGCCAAGATGCTACGATGGTCCCTACAGAGCAATGTCATGTATATTCTGGGATCACAGAAACCTAAGAGTGGGGGATGGTGAAGCTGGAAAGGGGCTTTGACTTGTGAAGATATTTACATGCTCCTCAGAATTACATAAGGCTAACTGACCAGGAGCCAGATGATCCAAGTATGTCAAACAAACACCAAGACAACAAGTTTTCTAAAAATTGTAGGCTTTTTTTATTCAGTTAAGAGGTAGACAGATGAACATGGAAGGCTGTCCCATTTAACTTACCCAAAGTACATATTCCACTTCATTCACGCATCCCACACCACCAGAAATCTTAATAACCAAGATTGCCAGAAGGCTTTTCTTCCTACTTCTAAGCAATAATGGTCAAAGTCACTACTAAATGTTCACTGTGTCCAAAGAACCCTCTAAGAAGTTCCCACACACACGGGGAGAACCTGCCACAGCGACAGGAGGCAGAGTGCCAATGACTACTTCTAGGAGGAGACTACAGGGGAAGCTTCAGCTAACTGGTTTGCTGTTAGATCCCTGTGCGTGTTAGGGCAAAAGCTGGTGAAGCCAACGAAGCAGAGGATGCTCTGCAGGATGGCTCTGCATggttctctctcactctctctcttacacacacacacacacacacacacacacacacacacacattatcttCAGAAGACAACATTAAAACATAATGGAATTGAAGCCTGatacaaaaagtagagaaatATGTACAGGAATTCACAGCCCAAAAGGAAAGGGGACCTCAGAAGAAACCAGTGGAAACCTGGCTATTTTACATAgctaattttgagacaagtcatatttagcacaaaagcaattatAGCATAATTAACACTTCCCTCCCACAGCTCCCAAACTTTAAAAAGACTCTCGTCAGTCTTCGGTAACACTGGAATCATTCTTTAAGGATGAAATAATAGAAGACTGCCATGATAGCAGCACTGATGACGCCAGAAATGGGGACCGTAACAAACCAGGCCATAAAAATGTTGCGAAAGAGCCGCCAGTCAACAGCCTTCTTGGACCGGAGCCAACCAACAGAGACAACAGAGCCCACCTaggagagagacaggggaaggaaaCTGGTTAACATGCCCAACATATTTTGGCAAAGATACCCAGACAATTGGACAAGACCAACTCCATAAAAGCTAGATCCAAATGCATTAAGATTACTACTCATGAGAAGATGAAGACAGTATGAAAATCCAATCACTGAATCAGTTTTAACTACCCTAAAACATGGTCTGAAAACAAcacttcctcttccctcctgaaCTACAAGAATCTAATGAACTCACACTGCTTTTAGAAATTTCTGAAGACCTTCTAGAGGGTAAAACACTATAAACAAACTCGAAAATTCACAAGCACTGTCCCACAACGTTTTAAGGACAGGAACCATCACAACAGTGTTTTTTATGTATTGTTCTGATAATGCATTTCAAGATTGAATAATCCTCCAGGAACGGggctcacacctataattccagcaactttgcaggttgaagaaggaggattgcaagttcaaggtcagccaagGCAgtttagtgagagcctgtctcaaaatggacTGCCCCCGCACACCCCACTAGAGAAGAATGACTTGGCAGGTTCCACATAGCACCAGCCTCCATTCCTCTGGAGAAGCCCTGTTCTTCCTTTTCCCGCAGTTACAGTTACTCAAAGACTTTCAGACTCACCAAGCTTCTCCACACTGCAGCTCTGAGGGCCCTGATGTGTGCTTTCTGTAAGAAAACTGCCCAAAAGCCCAGCAAGACTCCCAGGCTTCTTATAACCAGGCATCAGCCTCCACGCAAAGCAGCAAaagcacccccagccccagctatCCGGCTGGCCATTCTACTAAAACACATCCAAATTACTGTGAACGGCTTCCCCACAGAGAAGGAACATACGGTGCTCagagacaccaaaaaaaaaaaaaaaaagtaacaaagagGTCAGGAGCCAGAGGTCACAGCTAGCACCACAGAAGAGAAATTTTCCattatttggggaaaatacatatttaactGCTTAAACAAGTAAGAATAGgcaagaaattataaaatgtaagcCTATATTCTTATTATAGTTATCTGTTCTAATTTGTGAACTCTTCAAGACTCCAACTGCACAAAACTTACTAAATCAAAATATCAGAAGTGAAATAACTAAATCAAAATATCAGAAGTGAAATAAAAGACCCTACACACTAACAGAAACACCTGGAAGACGTACTGGATTCATTCCACACTTACTTTGCAATGTGTTGTGCTGATGGGAAGGCCAATATTTGAAGCGATCACCACAGTGAGGGCAGACGCCAGCTCAATACTGAAGCCACTGCAGACACAAAAAGACTGTCACAAATTCAGCTAACACTTCAAGATAGCAATGTGCTTTGTTCTACTGATaaccctcccccgccccccaacaTCATTTTAGCCAATATCCATCATCCACTTTAAATTGGGTCATGGGACTCCCACTTTCCCAATCCTGTAATGACTGAGAGTTTAAGTTCTTTGGGAATTTGTGTGCGCGTgtcagggatggaacccagggcctcacacatgcttggcaaacaccctgccactgacccacatccGCACCCCACCCCTAAATTCcattattaaagttttaaattttgttttgaagaatTTGGTAAATATCAGTCTTAGCTCccaagtaaaaacaaataaataaaatccaggtATACACAGCCATCCACCATTAGCATAACACATCTTCCTCTGAAATTTTTGTTAGATCATTGAAGGTGAGTAAATAAATATTCAACCAACagtaaataaatctaaaaggttCACACCAACAATGAGAATACCatcaaaaaaattacacaaacttGGTTAGTCTCATGTTAGCAACATATAGTATtacatgtcttttctttttctagttggacacaataccttaatttatttgtttttatgtggtactgaggatcgaacccagggccttgcacatgccaggtgaatgctttactgctgagccacagccccagccccagtattaCATGTCTTAAGAAATAAATACTAGCCTCTCTTAAGACCTGCTTTTTCTGCTTACCTAGAGGGTGTGATTGGTGTCAGATCCTTCCCCATGGTCTGGATAACTCTTCTTCCCCAAACCCACAGTCCAGTGCAGATGCCAACACCACCATAAAGTAGAAGCCATATTGGTACCGCCCCTTCCGAAGAAACATCCCCGGTGACATAAATCAGATACAGAGCAACCAAAGGACCAATGGCATTGCTGGAAGAAAAAAGGGCACAGATGACCTTTAAGGCAGAACTAGATCTGACTTACTAGGTTGACTAAGGTCATTCATCAAGCCCATTTAGCAAATCAacctttttttcaaagaaaaccaaTGGAACACCAACATacacacagaagaaaatgaaatctgtGATGGGGGAGGTGTCGTGCGGCTGGcggcctcctccctcccacaggCAGCTCTCGGGTTCCAATGAATTTTATAATCACAGAACTAAGGCTCACCCACCCAGAATTCCATTCAACAGGGGagggattttaaatttttcatcttaCATCCCATAATTTACTAAAAATCTACATCCTATCTGGACAGATAAAGGTCTCTCTGTGAAACACATCTGTATTTATCACATACAGAACAATTAAAAAGATTCTCTCTGAAGAGCAAAACTTCCTTGTTTTATTAAGTCAATGACTGCCACTGCCTCATCTGATCTACTCAGCATCTTGCACGTGGCAGAAGTACCACCCCAAGGTCATAAAAAGGAcaagacaggtttttttttttttttctttttctgatctgcagattgaacccagggccttgtgcatgtgaggcaagctctctaccagctgagctacatccccagccctaagacaGTTTTAAAACAGAGGTGGTAAGACTCAAAGTGGACTGACCTGACGTCATTGCCACCATGGGCAAACGACCCGAAGCAAGCTGTGAGGATCTGTAGGAACTGGAAGAGAACAGAGACTTCAGGCTTGTCCTGGTCAGACCATTCTTCCAGAGAGCCACTACTTCCTTTTCTGTCGCCCAGACCCATCTCAGCCTTGACACTCAAGTCCATCTCAGATGCCGAGTGGAGGTCAGACACAGCATTGCAGTAACTGGTATAACTGTCCATTCGAATACGCTTCTTGGTGTCTGCATTAGGCCACGTCAGCTTCTCCATTTCTTCACCCTTCTGTTCACCTTCTTTGGCACggaatgaatccaggggcatGCCACAAATTGCCATGGTGTAGGAAGTATAGCTGTTATTGCGCCTCAAGGGCTTGTCTCCGGAATCTCCCATGCAGTCTCCTACCTTGGCCAGATGCAATTTATGGAGCAGCTCTTTATACAAGCCAGAATCTTTATGCACAGTGTGATACTGGTAGTGGCCACTGGAGTTTATCTGGTTGCTGACGGCGTGACTAAACTGAACGAGGTTCCCATTAGGCAGCTGCACTGTGCCTAGCCAAGACCAAAAAAGGTGACATTCATTACAAAAAGTACCAGGTCTAGACCAGCGAGCCTGCTCACCTGTGCAGATAACTGCAGAACTCTGGAAGGTGGACTCACCATTCATGGTGCCGTCAATGCTGGTCTCCTCCTTCAGGTCCATGCTGGGGAGCCTCTCCCGCTCTGGAGCCTCCTCCAGATCCCCAAGTTTGAAGGACACTGTTCTCTCCTCCACCACGGTCCGGAGGGGCACAGTGGCAGGCCCCACCTCAGACACGGGATTCCTATTTTCAACATCACTGAGAGACAGCTTTGTTTCTTCATGGTCTTCTTTCaagctattctttttttccattaagGGGCTTTCAGAAGGACTAGACTTTATTTCTCCTAGGAGAAAAAACGGGTCAGGATTAGCTTGGTATTGACCATACTACCTTCTTCCAAACCCCCATTCTTCCACCCCCAAAAACTTATCTCACAATAAGAACATGCATAAAGTTTTGTTAAAACACAGGTTAACTGTCCTGCCTGCTTTACTGTCTGCCAGGAACTCAACTTTCACTTGGGACGGAGCTAGCCATGCAGCACTCCCTCTAGCAGGAGTCCCAAATTTTTgctgtaaaggaccaggtattaaatattttaggttttacaTAAGGTTCCACTCCACACTCATGGTCTTTAATTTTACAACCTTTCACAAATGTAAAAACACTTCTTCACTCCTTCGTGGAAGGTAGCTCGAGCTTGAGCTGAAGATCAGATAAAAAGTTTGACTGCCCCCAATTCatgttcttgtgtgtgtgtgtgtgtgtgtgtgtgtgtgtaccagggattgaactcaggggcactcaaccactgagtcacatccccagcccttttttgtattttatttagagacagggtctcactgagttgcttagcaccttgcttttggtgaagctggctttgaacttgtgatcctcctgcctcagcctcccaaggtgctgggattataggcgtgtaccactgtgcccagcctaattcatgttctttatttaaaaaaaaaaaattccccaaatttcAGTTTGAGTTCAAGCAAAGTGACACAGCTCAATGCAGGAAACTAAAGATGACACCTTTCACAGCTACCTGCATAAAACAGAGATGTGCCTATGATTCTAAATCCCACAGCCAGACAGGAACACTTCCTGTCCAACACTTGGCTCAGTCAAACCAGACTAGTGGTAAAGCAAGATCTATCTCATCTTCTCCCAGACTGAGGAAAAATGAGGTCAGGGAGTCCTGAAAGCCTCGCTGCCTGCCGCACAGCCGAGAAGCAGAGCCTCTCAGAGGCTCCGGAGTTCAGCTGCAGTGACACAGCAATCTTCCCAGTCACCGCAGTCTGTGCACCCCTTGCTGCAAAGGACAGCACTCACATCAGGAATGCAGCATTTGTAAAGATGGAAGGGcagaatacaatttttaaaagatcacagCCCATAAGGAAGATTTAAAAGACTGATACTAATCAAAATTTACTCAGTATTTAATTAGCAGCAATAGTGTGTTATAATGGCCACTAAAATGATTCCTGCATGGGACACCTGGAAATGTTCACTATAGAATTTGTGCTATAATTCTAGCAGCACAAATACACCATGCATCTGCATGTGTATCTGCCCAACGGGCATCTGTAAAGCAATGTGTACACTATCGCAACATGGATACATGTTGGTGGATGCCCAAGATCAGACACACTCGATAGACTTGGCTTCACTTGTCTGAATCCGAATTATACACAGCAGTTGGGCAAATACTTGCtctatgaaaatactttgtgccTACCCCTCACTTTCCATTAGGTACACTTGTATTAACAGGCTACAACTTCTCTATTTACCTGCCCCTGGTAACTGACCGAGGTACATTTTGAAAGAAGATTAAGTGACCAATTTGTCTCTCCAGTATAGGCTAGATGTTTTTTATAATTAAGCCTCAGGTCattttaaatccatttaaaaCAGTTTGAAAAGAAAACCCATTGTTTTCAAGTTTCCATTTAAAATCTCTTACTTTGCCAATACTATCCAAATAGTGGGTTATAAcaagtggtttaaaaaaaaaaaaacacaattactAGTTAAACTTTTCTGTTACAATTATTACTTACGTTCAATTTTTCTCTTCATCCTGGGACATACAAAGAACCAGACGATAAGGGCACAGAAAACTGCACATCCCACCGAGATGAGGATGGTACCCCACAGAGGAAGTTTGTCAAAGCCCAGCACTAGGAGATAAAATGGTGCATCTTGAAAACCCCAGGGCAACAGCCCCTGCAATAACGTGCAAACCCTCCTGTGGGACAGAGGCTTCCCCAAGCCAGCCCGTCACCCTGGACAACTGCAGCTAGCTTTAATTCCAGAGCTTATTATGCCTTGGCTATGTGAATCTGGGAGAAAACTCCAGTGACCATCTTAACACCACACCAGTTTTGGCCCAAACACCAGCAGACTCAGCTTTTTAAATactgcctttttcttctttttcttggcttTCCTCTGACAACCTGTGACTAGCTATGAAACAGAAGCATTCTACTCCCCACACCTCATTCCTGAAATCCACCTGCCACACGGTTCATCTGCACACACAGATTACGCGGTTTAGAAAAAAAGGGCCTGGCACCCACAGATATCATGCTGAAATAACTCTGGGAAAGTCACCACATCTACTGTACAGGCCTTGAGAAAAGCCTGATCAACTCTCTGAAAGCATCATCAAGCTAAAGTAAGAAAAACAGGGACATCTACCTAAAACAATTGgttcaagaatattttaaataacttttttcacAAAGGAAAAGTCTAGTAACAATTTCACTAACGAGCCGTACCTGAGAGAGAATTGCCACCAATACTTTGCATGTGGCTCAAGGATCAGTAACCTGAGTCCTCACCTGCTTTTCACTTGCATACCAACAGGCTCCAAGCAACTAGCCTCTACTAGAGGGAAGGGTGGCCCAGTAACAGCACTGCTCAAATCCAAGACATGCTATGAGAACCTGCATGCAGCTCAGACAACAGCTTAGTGACTGTGCTTGGTTTGTGTCACTTTGCTCATTAGgtattaaattacttttaaaatggaaattctatTGTTCCCCAACAattagccttttaaaaatcagatataaATTGAAGTCCCTTCACAACTAAAGTTCTATGGTGGCAGTAAGACTGCATGCATTTTAATCctgctttcagttttctttgcACTTCAGCACACAAACTAAAACATACATGAGCCTCACGGGAGATTTTTTGGTTTTACATGAAGAACTCCATGCGCAATGGAATGGAAATTCAGCATGCAAGCCTTTCTTCACCTGCACTATTTAATAAGGAGTCTTGTATCCTCCAAGATCAATAGTCTCATAAAGTTATCTATTTCTTTACTGATATTCCAAGAATACAGGCAAGGTTAAAAATACTGTTCATTCCATGTATTGGTCAGTGACTTATTACTTCAGTGAGACTTTAAAAAGCAAGTCACAACCCATTAGTTTTAGTAAGACAcaacaagcatttaaaaaatttttaaaggatatcAAGGTAACAATAAATGGCTTCACACTGTTTTAgctgtctgtctctctctacAACCACATATACATGCAGGTGCCCCCGGCGGCAACAGTGTTTTTCTTCCAGTGGGTCACAGTCGAAATATTAAAAGCCACGACTTATACAGTCATGAATCCTGCAGCCGAGTAAGCCTAGATGCCAAAGCTACTCTCCTGCCTAACAAGGTCTGTTACCAGCTTCTTGGAGTTGCTAATTAAACAGAAGCACCATAAGTTAACTCATGCCTTGCCTCAGTCCCATATAAAAGCACCCGTTTCGACCTTTACGCTCTCACATATTATTACTTttcctctgagctgctgggattcttcTTCCAAGTGTACTTAGACCAGGTGTTAagcatcccaactcttctcattcAAGCAGATTCAGGGGAGTAAATTTAGCACTTAGAAACAAAAGTGGCTCCACTCAGGAGAGAAAAACGATATCCAGCAGGCCAGTCCTAAATGACTGATTATTGAAGAACAGATATAACTAGTGACTCTTCAGTGGTCCAGGTATCAATTCCAGCATTTTTAGCATAGAtaagaaaaagggagggagaaggtcaTATATTATCGGTGGATCCTGTGAAGACTAAAGAGGAAAGGTCTGTAGTGATTTAGAATCTGAGCAGGTCTCTTTTGGTTGAAAAACTATCTAGGTTAACTCAGCATACACTAGCCTGCAGCCTTCTGAAATGGGCGCAGGCCAGCCACCTTCTAGGAGATTTCAGCCCTGTAAAGCAAAAAGGGGTAAATTGGGCATTTAATGCAAGTTTTGTAAATAACTTTAAATTCACATTTAAGTATTTTGATATGTACTTACACGGTGCCCCAGTATACATGATGGAAAAGAGGTTTATTCCAACTGTGCAGGCATAAAAAACTGGCAAAGCTCGCAAACCATTGGGAACTGGGTCTGCCTATAAAACATTAAGATCAGTATCTTACAAGTTGTACAAGTTAACCCATTTCCACAGAATCGTTAACAGGGCAGCTTCCACTGTAATTCCCAAGGCCAGCTGGGCTTTCCTGCCCTTGCTCCTGGAGTCTCTATAAGATAAAGTCAATTCCATCTTCTGCtccaaaatggccatttttctgctgtttttaaTAACAAATCTACCTCCACTAGTGACTGCTAACATCCTGAATCATCAGTTCCAACACTTATGTTTCTAAAGCCTTGAAGTCCACACGTAAACCCAAGCCATGCCTGAAGACGCACTCCACCTAGGAGCTGAAAGAGAGAG
The sequence above is a segment of the Marmota flaviventris isolate mMarFla1 chromosome 14, mMarFla1.hap1, whole genome shotgun sequence genome. Coding sequences within it:
- the Slc20a1 gene encoding sodium-dependent phosphate transporter 1; this translates as MASTVATLIASTASGPLAPQFLWMLILGFIIAFVLAFSVGANDVANSFGTAVGSGVVTLKQACILASIFETVGSVLLGAKVSETIRKGLIDVNMYNSSQEHLMLMAGSVSAMFGSAVWQLVASFLKLPISGTHCIVGATIGFSLVAKGQKGVKWSELIKIVMSWFISPLLSGIMSGILFFLVRAFILRKADPVPNGLRALPVFYACTVGINLFSIMYTGAPLLGFDKLPLWGTILISVGCAVFCALIVWFFVCPRMKRKIEREIKSSPSESPLMEKKNSLKEDHEETKLSLSDVENRNPVSEVGPATVPLRTVVEERTVSFKLGDLEEAPERERLPSMDLKEETSIDGTMNGTVQLPNGNLVQFSHAVSNQINSSGHYQYHTVHKDSGLYKELLHKLHLAKVGDCMGDSGDKPLRRNNSYTSYTMAICGMPLDSFRAKEGEQKGEEMEKLTWPNADTKKRIRMDSYTSYCNAVSDLHSASEMDLSVKAEMGLGDRKGSSGSLEEWSDQDKPEVSVLFQFLQILTACFGSFAHGGNDVSNAIGPLVALYLIYVTGDVSSEGAVPIWLLLYGGVGICTGLWVWGRRVIQTMGKDLTPITPSSGFSIELASALTVVIASNIGLPISTTHCKVGSVVSVGWLRSKKAVDWRLFRNIFMAWFVTVPISGVISAAIMAVFYYFILKE